A single Vigna radiata var. radiata cultivar VC1973A chromosome 8, Vradiata_ver6, whole genome shotgun sequence DNA region contains:
- the LOC106772839 gene encoding dnaJ homolog subfamily C member 17 has translation MDAQIDHYAVLGLPSGEEGAKLTEKEINKAYRWKALELHPDKRPDDPNAAANFQQLRTSYDILRDDKARKLFDELLRVKRERELRHSQRDGKRRKMVSDLERRERDANAPDLAAKEREEEARIARQLKEEIARIRAMHGMKAAPPPPPEAEKESGRGRAGGGGGVDQEKVLKVSWEKVGEDYSADKLRELFSEFGEVEDVVIKGSKKKGSALVVMANKEGSVAATGSVIGHLANPLLVLPLKPATIADSSSFPKSAETAKLSNLVGAGYQAFEDSVLKKLQKAAEKQK, from the exons ATGGATGCCCAGATTGATCACTATGCGGTGCTAGGGTTACCATCGGGAGAAGAAGGTGCCAAGCTAACGGAGAAAGAGATCAACAAAGCCTACAGATGGAAGGCTCTGGAACTGCACCCCGACAAGAGGCCCGACGACCCCAACGCCGCGGCCAACTTCCAACAGCTCCGCACATCCTACGACATTCTCCGGGATGACAAGGCCCGTAAGTTATTCGACGAACTATTGCGTGTCAAGCGCGAACGCGAGCTCCGCCACTCCCAGCGCGATGGAAAGCGCCGAAAGATGGTTTCCGATCTCGAACGCCGGGAGCGCGATGCCAACGCCCCCGACCTCGCTGCCAAGGAGCGTGAAGAGGAGGCCAGGATCGCGCGCCAGCTCAAGGAGGAGATCGCTAGAATTCGTGCTATGCACGGCATGAAGGCGGCGCCGCCACCTCCACCGGAGGCGGAGAAGGAGAGTGGCCGTGGCCGTGCTGGTGGGGGAGGTGGAGTGGATCAAGAGAAGGTTCTGAAGGTTTCTTGGGAAAAGGTGGGCGAGGATTATTCGGCTGATAAGTTGAGGGAATTGTTTTCAGAGTTCGGTGAAGTGGAAGATGTTGTCATCAAAGGGAGCAAGAAGAAGGGTTCTGCACTCGTTGTTATGGCCAATAAAGAAGGAAGT GTTGCTGCAACGGGAAGTGTGATTGGTCATCTTGCTAATCCGTTGCTGGTTTTACCGCTTAAACCGGCCACTATTGCAGATTCTTCCAGTTTTCCGAAGTCTGCTGAAACTGCCAAATTGAGTAATCTGGTTGGTGCTGGGTATCAAGCTTTTGAGGATTCTGTTCTGAAGAAACTGCAAAAG GCTGCAGAAAAGCAAAAATGA